From the genome of Malus domestica chromosome 04, GDT2T_hap1, one region includes:
- the LOC108173206 gene encoding uncharacterized protein: MTNISMSPFTNETEWKNPPRGFTMPHFTPYKGDEDPDRHLKHYRSTMILYRSNNEYSFNRSIKRTSDHFFSIVKDLRETIRDYVKRFKAEKAKIVSCNEDIATTAFRNGFPTEHPLFGKLIIGEELTLATSYALAEKHALWDEAKQFNKNESEKKHMECSSTKEDSGLETFTKFTIPIGQILRKFKNEPWFELPPPMKGDLTRLDHTKYCTFHQRPGHNTNDCLKWKQYLEKLTNEGRYDEYLNRSTK; this comes from the exons atgaccaacataagcatgtCACCATTCACAAATGAGACCGAGTGGAAAAATCCACCTCGCGGGTTCACTATGCCTCACTTCACTCCGTACAAAGGAGACGAAGATCCGGATCGACATCTCAAGCACTACCGTAGTACCATGATCCTCTACAGGAGCAATAAC GAGTATTCGTTTAACCGCTCAATCAAAAGGACATCAGACCATTTCTTCAGCATCGTAAAAGACCTTAGGGAGACAATTCGTGACTATGTCAAGAGATTCAAAGCTGAGAAAGCCAAGATTGTTAGCTGCAATGAAGACATAGCAACAACAGCATTCAGAAATGGGTTTCCTACCGAACATCCTTTATTCGGAAAACTAATCATAGGAGAAGAACTAACCCTAGCAActtcgtatgctttggcagaAAAGCATGCATTATGGGATGAAGCTAAGCAGTTTAACAAAAACGAGTCAGAAAAGAAGCACATGGAATGTTCCTCGACCAAAGAAGACTCAGGGCTTGAAACATTCACCAAGTTCACAATTCCAATTGGCCAAATTCTCCGCAAGTTTAAGAACGAACCTTGGTTCGAACTGCCACCACCCATGAAAGGCGATCTTACCAGGCTGGATCATACAAAGTATTGCACATTCCATCAAAGACCAGGCCACAATACCAACGACTGCCTAAAATGGAAGCAGTACCTTGAGAAGCTGACAAATGAGGGTCGATACGATGAGTATCTTAACAGGTCAACGAAATAG